From Pseudanabaena sp. PCC 6802, one genomic window encodes:
- a CDS encoding Mo-dependent nitrogenase C-terminal domain-containing protein, whose amino-acid sequence MTTSQMPYSQVQISAWLRGLLSVAWADSDFSASEKNLLQELTQSPELHSNINLEELKPITPSELAEALGKDPKITQNFLRTAVMIAMVDGMYSQTEDDLIQQFCVALGQEIKPIVELRKKIEALPGKEHHPDLLNPVKEWLDRLDIHDKRLAHFLCKAIPAQCPFERDVILFGRKVMHIPAMCQINPLYDQLVGLRFRAMNYLADDCDEDVSKYC is encoded by the coding sequence TCAAGTGCAAATTTCCGCTTGGTTGAGGGGCTTATTAAGTGTTGCTTGGGCAGATAGTGATTTTAGTGCTAGCGAGAAAAATTTACTACAAGAATTAACCCAAAGTCCAGAGTTGCACAGTAATATCAACCTGGAAGAACTGAAACCCATTACCCCGTCCGAGTTGGCTGAGGCCCTCGGTAAAGATCCGAAAATTACGCAAAATTTTCTACGTACGGCAGTGATGATTGCCATGGTAGATGGCATGTACTCCCAGACAGAAGATGACCTGATCCAACAGTTTTGCGTAGCGCTCGGTCAAGAAATTAAGCCAATAGTCGAGCTGCGCAAAAAAATAGAGGCTTTACCTGGTAAAGAACACCATCCCGATCTACTCAATCCCGTCAAAGAATGGTTAGATCGCCTGGATATTCACGATAAAAGGTTGGCTCATTTCCTGTGTAAAGCTATACCTGCGCAATGTCCATTTGAAAGGGATGTCATCCTATTCGGGCGGAAAGTTATGCACATACCTGCCATGTGTCAAATCAATCCGTTGTACGATCAGTTGGTTGGATTGCGCTTTCGTGCTATGAACTACTTAGCGGATGATTGCGACGAGGACGTATCGAAATACTGTTAA
- a CDS encoding DUF3611 family protein: MTKELKESDPGSPSPNVLRIILALRKWGWGSFWSQLVLAIIASIILIATIPFVTRAAAPNPNVPIATAPSPGIGMGILFTVIGIGIVYFTAFWSFRYTKLAQKLRGANGGERPSKLQTVKLLKTGAIFSLIGMPVTLIGANAIVGALTIKSLTPQPTGGYVGVISVQPIDMFVVQASILTILAHFVSLFASLWLLNRVSDKPTN; the protein is encoded by the coding sequence ATGACAAAAGAGCTAAAAGAGTCAGATCCTGGGTCGCCTTCACCCAACGTGCTACGAATCATTCTGGCGCTACGGAAGTGGGGGTGGGGCAGTTTCTGGTCGCAGTTAGTCTTGGCAATCATTGCTAGTATCATCTTGATCGCAACTATTCCATTTGTTACTCGGGCTGCGGCTCCCAATCCTAACGTTCCTATTGCTACTGCTCCCAGTCCTGGTATTGGCATGGGAATTTTATTTACCGTAATTGGTATTGGCATAGTTTATTTCACTGCGTTCTGGAGCTTTCGCTATACAAAGTTAGCCCAAAAGCTCAGAGGTGCAAATGGCGGGGAACGTCCATCCAAGTTGCAAACAGTAAAGTTATTAAAAACTGGGGCGATCTTCAGCTTGATTGGGATGCCAGTTACCCTAATCGGAGCTAATGCTATTGTTGGGGCGCTAACTATTAAATCTCTAACCCCACAGCCTACTGGCGGCTATGTTGGGGTTATTTCAGTGCAGCCAATTGATATGTTTGTAGTTCAGGCAAGCATTTTGACTATTCTGGCGCACTTTGTCAGTTTATTTGCTTCTCTGTGGTTATTAAACCGCGTTAGTGACAAGCCAACCAACTAA
- a CDS encoding ComF family protein, with protein MWQKLNFVLGKCLDGLLESKCPLCQRSTPDRICGDCDRQITSCRYPQFCQPQPSALVPMLFSWGVYDGALKRAIAACKYERHPAIATLLGVKMAQAWQQDPMAKQLLQPRSGSISAVPIPLHPQRLQARGFNQAEVLASSFCAEVGYRCFPQALIRTKNTKPQIETKNIRERESNLARAFEIGKISGLGKSVILVDDIYTSGSTIREAIATLAGSNITVSAVVVLAKPKL; from the coding sequence GTGTGGCAAAAGCTTAATTTTGTTTTAGGCAAGTGTTTAGATGGGTTGCTTGAGTCAAAATGCCCCCTATGCCAGCGTTCTACACCAGATCGCATTTGTGGGGATTGCGATCGCCAAATAACTAGCTGTCGCTATCCTCAGTTTTGCCAACCCCAACCCTCCGCTCTAGTGCCAATGCTGTTTAGTTGGGGTGTATATGATGGCGCGCTGAAGCGGGCGATCGCCGCCTGTAAATACGAGCGTCATCCCGCGATTGCCACGCTGCTAGGTGTAAAGATGGCGCAGGCGTGGCAGCAAGATCCTATGGCAAAACAGTTATTACAACCCAGGTCTGGCAGTATAAGCGCGGTTCCTATTCCGCTGCATCCCCAGAGATTGCAGGCCAGAGGCTTTAATCAAGCCGAAGTATTGGCGAGTAGCTTTTGCGCAGAAGTAGGGTATCGCTGTTTTCCCCAAGCGCTGATCCGCACTAAGAATACTAAACCCCAAATCGAGACTAAAAACATACGGGAACGGGAGAGCAATCTAGCTCGCGCTTTTGAGATCGGAAAGATATCGGGGTTAGGTAAGTCGGTTATTTTAGTCGATGACATTTACACTTCAGGTTCGACCATACGCGAAGCGATCGCCACTCTAGCAGGCTCAAATATTACCGTCAGCGCTGTAGTAGTGCTGGCAAAGCCAAAACTGTGA
- a CDS encoding DUF1825 family protein, which produces MGFFDSEIVQQEARSLFQDYQSLMELGAGYGKFDREGKKLFIEKMEEMMDRYRIFMKRFELSDDFMAQMTMKQLQTQIGNFGITPQQMFDQMNMTLERMKSELK; this is translated from the coding sequence ATGGGTTTTTTTGACTCTGAGATCGTACAACAGGAAGCGCGCAGCTTATTTCAGGACTATCAATCGCTCATGGAGCTAGGTGCTGGCTACGGTAAGTTCGATCGCGAAGGTAAAAAGCTGTTCATCGAAAAGATGGAAGAAATGATGGATCGCTACCGCATCTTTATGAAGCGGTTTGAGTTATCAGATGACTTTATGGCGCAAATGACTATGAAACAGCTCCAAACGCAGATTGGCAATTTTGGCATTACCCCACAGCAGATGTTCGATCAGATGAACATGACGCTAGAGCGCATGAAAAGCGAATTGAAATAA